A genomic window from Quercus lobata isolate SW786 chromosome 10, ValleyOak3.0 Primary Assembly, whole genome shotgun sequence includes:
- the LOC115964032 gene encoding probable receptor-like protein kinase At2g42960, with translation MGLEDGGEGEGEGQPRTVVVGVELDSPSRTLLTWALCNVAQSGDRVIALHVIDTPTESTSALLSLANQFNSMLSVYEIVCKLREVDLKLKLIKGLKARKILVREAKSHGEATLIVGVSKPRIGIRPSASLAKYCASKLPRNFSVFAVHNGKVLFHRLAKNAGRVNLDKGHQCQVEFSSGLKKMTTLKNCPSCSPDAVLRDNCGTQSAEELTGDGDDGDVNLLAMVPYQTAEAVGSSSSVVIVDEPPELKSGWSILRRVFLPNQQYVEKPVKKTSVFQWVLRLPSWHSSAVVYPDQKQNNLDKDDERCSSLDGETGAIVPFESSAVCPLSPCSGLGNLPKELLGLHEKYSSTCRLFNYQELLLATSNFKPENMVGKGGSSNVYKGCLSDGKELAVKILKPSEDVVKDFVQEIDIITTLHHKNIISLFGFCFEDNNLLLVYDFLSRGSLEENLHGNKKDGKAFGWQERYNVAVGVAEALDFLHNGCVEPVIHRDVKSSNILLSDDFEPQLSDFGLAGWASTSSHVTCTDVAGTFGYLAPEYFMHGKMSDKIDVYAFGVVLLELLSGRKPISGKDSLVMWAKPILKGGEVSKLLDPSLGSDYDHVQIERMVLAATLCIKRAPRLRPQISIVLKLLQGDEEVTRWAKQPCTSEEVDDLDGEAFPTNLQSYLNLALLGLEDDSLSSSGSEQSVSLDDYLHGRWSRSSSFD, from the exons ATGGGGTTAGAAGATGGCGGCGAGGGTGAGGGTGAAGGTCAGCCTCGCACGGTGGTTGTGGGGGTGGAGTTAGACTCGCCCAGCCGAACATTGCTGACGTGGGCACTTTGCAATGTTGCACAGTCCGGTGACCGTGTCATTGCCCTTCACGTCATTGACACCCCCACTG aGAGCACGTCTGCGCTTCTCTCGCTTGCGAACCAGTTTAATTCCATGCTTTCTGTGTATGAAATTGTCTGCAAATTGAGAGAG GTTGATTTGAAGTTGAAGTTGATTAAGGGCTTAAAGGCCCGGAAAATTCTAGTCCGGGAGGCGAAATCTCACGGTGAGGCTACACTCATTGTGGGTGTTTCTAAACCTCGTATCGGAATCCGGCCGTCGGCCTCCCTTGCCAAGTATTGCGCCTCCAAATTGCCGAGGAACTTTTCCGTTTTCGCCGTCCACAATGGCAAAGTTTTGTTCCACAGATTGGCCAAAAACGCCG GGAGAGTGAATTTGGATAAGGGTCATCAGTGTCAGGTAGAATTTAGCTCGGGTTTGAAGAAGATGACGACACTGAAGAATTGCCCGAGTTGTTCGCCAGATGCAGTGTTGCGGGATAATTGTGGGACCCAATCTGCAGAAGAGTTGACTGGGGATGGTGATGATGGTGATGTCAATTTGTTGGCTATGGTACCCTACCAAACTGCTGAAGCTGTTGGGAGTTCAAGTTCCGTTGTGATTGTAGATGAACCACCGGAGTTGAAATCTGGTTGGTCGATTCTTCGACGGGTGTTTCTACCAAACCAACAATACGTGGAGAAACCTGTGAAAAAGACGTCTGTGTTTCAGTGGGTATTGAGATTACCAAGCTGGCATTCTTCTGCTGTGGTCTATCCTGACCAGAAGCAGAATAATCTTGATAAGGATGATGAGCGTTGTTCCTCACTTGATGGAGAGACTGGTGCAATTGTGCCATTTGAATCTTCCGCTGTGTGTCCTCTTTCCCCTTGCAGTGGTTTGGGTAACCTTCCTAAAGAATTGTTGGGTTTACATGAGAAATACTCATCCACCTGCAGGTTGTTTAATTACCAGGAGCTTCTGTTGGCAACCTCCAATTTCAAGCCTG AGAATATGGTTGGTAAGGGTGGTAGTAGTAATGTTTACAAAGGGTGTCTTTCGGATGGCAAGGAATTGGCGGTCAAAATCTTGAAGCCATCTGAAGATGTGGTTAAAGATTTCGTTCAGGAAATCGACATTATTACAACTTTACACCACAAGAACATAATCTCTCTATTTGGGTTCTGTTTTGAGGATAACAATTTACTCTTAGTCTATGATTTTCTTTCAAGAGGAAGCCTAGAAGAGAACCTTCATG GTAATAAGAAGGATGGGAAAGCATTTGGTTGGCAAGAAAGATATAATGTGGCTGTGGGTGTAGCTGAGGCGTTGGATTTTTTACACAACGGCTGTGTGGAACCTGTGATCCACAGGGATGTGAAATCCTCGAACATCCTTCTTTCTGATGATTTTGAGCCACAG CTCTCAGATTTTGGACTTGCTGGTTGGGCTTCGACATCATCCCATGTTACTTGCACCGATGTTGCAGGAACCTTTGG TTACTTGGCTCCAGAATACTTCATGCATGGCAAAATGAGTGACAAAATTGATGTCTACGCATTTGGTGTTGTACTTCTTGAGCTTCTTTCAGGTAGAAAGCCAATTAGTGGCAAGGACAGCTTAGTAATGTGG GCAAAGCCAATTTTGAAGGGTGGGGAGGTTTCCAAATTGCTGGATCCAAGCTTGGGCAGTGACTATGACCATGTTCAGATTGAGAGAATGGTTTTGGCTGCTACCCTTTGCATTAAACGTGCACCTAGATTACGGCCTCAAATCAGCATT GTTTTGAAGCTTCTCCAAGGTGATGAGGAAGTGACAAGGTGGGCAAAGCAACCCTGCACTTCGGAAGAAGTTGATGACTTGGATGGGGAGGCATTTCCTACCAACCTCCAATCCTATCTTAACCTGGCATTGCTAGGCTTGGAAGATGATTCACTTTCTAGCAGTGGCAGTGAGCAGAGTGTCTCATTAGATGACTATCTGCATGGGAGATGGAGCCGCTCATCAAGCTTCGATTAA